Proteins found in one Acidobacteriota bacterium genomic segment:
- a CDS encoding tail fiber domain-containing protein translates to MNIPAIRYRQSLTTVWLAIWCLTAAVFAQTTAFTYQGKLADAGNPANGIYDLQFRLFDALVSGNQVGAPLVREDVTVSSGLFTVTLDFGAAAFPGANRWLEISVRPGVSTGAFTLLAPLQPITSTPYAVQSLNATTATTAATAVNFSGALAGDVTGAQATTTVAKLRGQPLAGTAPAAGQVLKYNGTTNQWEPAADNNSGGTLTGVTAGTGLSGGGASGNVTVGIAASGVSSTELATNAVTTAKLADGSVTDAKIAAVAGSKITGTIPVAGIPAGSASYLQNSTTPQASSNFNISGNGTAGGTLSGNIVNVTTQYNLGGNRLLSLGPNMGVNNLLAGLNTGNALTNGRENTFTGTSAGQATTGGGVSCAGCGPDGRDIYNGSHNTFVGFEAGKANITGNSNAFFGTSAGALNTGGDNAFFGAFAGALNTVGGNNAFFGSQAGFQNTTADGNSFFGGGAGFGNTTGESNSFFGSGAGFGNTIGSNNAFFGSESGSLNTTGENNVYFGYQAGQANRTGCCNTFVGTSAGSLGSNGVNNNAFGYNAFVSDNVNSATAIGARAQVDCSNCLVLGSINGVNSATADTNVGIGTTTPLTRLDVRGDSLVSGNVGIGTTTPLARLDVRGDSLLNGNVGIGTTTPLAKLHVASNVSTDVRVETTGGTNAWARLNFKTTNKVWTLGTSQNFNGDQFYLWDANVPRLTIQPNGGAVSFQNGSVGIGTGTPDQLLSVNGNASKAAGGTTWAVFSDERLKNIKGRFTPGLRTLLQLQPIRYEYKPDNALGLPSSGEAVGFSAQAVEKVLPEAVSRTPQGYLQLNSDPILWTMLNAIKEQQELITQQQTQLKQQQEQQQQQSAQIEQLKQLVCAQQPAAPVCQSRKP, encoded by the coding sequence ATGAACATTCCAGCAATACGTTATCGCCAATCTTTGACTACAGTCTGGCTGGCGATCTGGTGCTTAACGGCTGCGGTCTTCGCCCAAACCACCGCCTTCACCTATCAAGGCAAGCTGGCCGACGCGGGCAATCCCGCCAACGGCATTTATGATTTGCAGTTTCGCCTCTTTGACGCGCTGGTCAGCGGCAATCAGGTGGGCGCGCCACTCGTGCGCGAAGATGTCACAGTGAGCAGCGGGCTTTTTACCGTCACGCTCGATTTTGGCGCAGCGGCGTTTCCCGGCGCGAACCGCTGGCTGGAAATCAGCGTGCGACCCGGCGTCAGTACGGGCGCATTCACCTTGCTTGCCCCGCTGCAACCGATCACCTCAACGCCCTATGCGGTGCAGAGCTTGAACGCAACCACTGCCACCACTGCGGCGACTGCCGTCAACTTCAGTGGCGCGCTCGCGGGTGATGTTACCGGCGCGCAGGCCACCACCACCGTCGCCAAACTGCGTGGCCAACCGCTGGCTGGCACGGCACCGGCTGCGGGGCAGGTGCTGAAATACAACGGCACGACCAATCAGTGGGAACCGGCGGCAGACAACAATTCCGGCGGCACGCTCACGGGCGTGACGGCAGGCACGGGATTGAGTGGTGGCGGCGCGAGCGGCAATGTGACCGTGGGCATCGCAGCGAGTGGCGTCAGCTCGACTGAGTTAGCCACGAATGCAGTGACGACGGCCAAGCTGGCGGATGGCAGCGTCACCGATGCCAAGATCGCGGCAGTGGCCGGGAGCAAAATCACTGGCACGATTCCAGTGGCAGGGATTCCGGCGGGCAGTGCGAGCTACCTGCAAAACAGCACGACGCCACAAGCCAGTAGCAACTTCAACATCAGCGGTAACGGCACGGCAGGCGGCACGCTGTCGGGCAACATCGTCAATGTAACGACGCAATATAACCTCGGCGGCAATCGCCTCCTTAGCCTGGGGCCGAACATGGGCGTGAATAATTTGCTGGCTGGTTTGAACACTGGCAATGCGCTGACGAATGGCCGCGAAAACACCTTCACCGGCACCAGCGCGGGACAAGCGACTACCGGCGGCGGGGTATCTTGTGCAGGCTGCGGGCCAGACGGGCGGGACATTTACAATGGCAGCCATAACACCTTCGTCGGTTTTGAAGCGGGCAAAGCCAACATCACGGGTAATTCCAATGCCTTCTTTGGCACCAGTGCAGGGGCTTTGAATACAGGCGGTGACAACGCCTTCTTCGGTGCTTTTGCAGGGGCCTTGAACACGGTTGGCGGAAACAATGCTTTCTTTGGCTCCCAAGCGGGTTTTCAAAATACGACAGCCGACGGTAATTCCTTTTTCGGAGGTGGTGCAGGTTTTGGAAATACGACGGGCGAGAGTAATTCCTTTTTCGGAAGTGGTGCAGGCTTTGGAAATACGATTGGTAGCAACAATGCCTTCTTCGGCTCGGAGTCGGGTTCTCTCAACACAACCGGTGAAAATAATGTCTACTTCGGATACCAGGCTGGTCAGGCAAACCGTACAGGCTGCTGTAACACCTTCGTAGGGACATCTGCGGGATCCTTAGGTTCGAATGGTGTCAACAACAACGCCTTCGGTTATAACGCTTTTGTCAGTGATAATGTAAATTCTGCCACCGCCATCGGTGCGCGGGCACAGGTGGATTGCAGTAATTGCCTGGTGTTAGGCAGCATCAATGGAGTCAACAGCGCAACTGCCGATACGAATGTCGGCATCGGCACGACCACGCCACTCACCCGGCTAGATGTACGCGGCGATTCGTTGGTCAGTGGAAACGTCGGCATCGGCACAACCACGCCCCTCGCCCGGTTAGACGTGCGCGGCGATTCATTGCTCAATGGAAACGTCGGCATCGGCACAACCACGCCATTGGCCAAACTACACGTCGCCAGCAATGTTTCCACCGACGTCCGAGTCGAAACCACTGGCGGGACGAACGCCTGGGCGCGGCTCAATTTCAAGACCACCAATAAAGTTTGGACCTTGGGTACCTCACAAAATTTCAATGGTGATCAATTCTATCTCTGGGACGCCAACGTGCCACGCCTGACGATTCAACCCAATGGCGGGGCGGTCTCTTTTCAAAACGGCAGTGTCGGCATTGGCACGGGAACTCCCGATCAACTCTTGTCAGTCAATGGGAACGCCTCGAAAGCCGCTGGCGGGACAACCTGGGCCGTCTTTTCAGACGAACGCTTGAAAAATATCAAAGGGCGCTTCACGCCCGGCCTCCGCACGTTGCTGCAATTGCAACCGATCCGCTACGAATACAAACCGGATAATGCGCTAGGGTTGCCAAGCAGCGGCGAGGCAGTCGGGTTTAGCGCGCAAGCGGTCGAAAAGGTACTGCCCGAAGCCGTAAGCCGAACTCCACAAGGCTATCTGCAACTCAATAGCGATCCCATCCTCTGGACGATGCTCAACGCGATCAAGGAACAGCAGGAACTTATCACGCAACAACAAACGCAACTCAAACAGCAACAGGAACAACAACAACAACAAAGCGCTCAGATCGAGCAATTGAAACAACTCGTCTGCGCGCAACAACCCGCCGCTCCGGTCTGCCAATCACGCAAGCCTTAG
- a CDS encoding winged helix-turn-helix domain-containing protein — translation MSLPAKHLYEFGEFRLDPAERLLLRAGEPLPLTPKAFEMLVVLVSQSGRLLTKEELMRAVWGEAVVEENNLNKNIAALRKALGESVNEAGEGRKFIETVRGHGFRFMAPVAEIEVESQSGVRRAVVSAIPAPELEHDHDDAIPPAATRAALAPTLATPPPVIEQNHQPPTLWAKLGKPAVMLSLWLIAAAVTFWWLKERVVKTPGEMKLMPLISGGDIYCASLSPDGKFFVYVNTDEGGQSSHLWLRQLAGGQPLAIGPVLTLDQSVQGTTFAPDGQFVYFTLLDAHEPHGALYRVSLLGGAANKVLAEIVSPVAFSPDGQRLAFIRRERAGAPATSLIIADSTGGNERTLLTRNGPEFVGGPSWSPDGKEIACQLLHEATQTSEAVWTIIGVDPQNGATRLLTPQEWRGLGRFAWLSDGSGLVLAGTKPGEAGTARDPLWLIAQPTGVTRRLTPDTNRYSYDSLSVSQDGQTLLTISLNRPSQIWSVPVQGRGPQTRYEARDAAPLTTGNREGLAGLLTLADGRIVYGARTGERIALWQMDAAGKQAKELTIAPSFLEEVAAPLDGSFFVFASTFAGREHLFRVESDGANLRQLTGGAAYEVDSDISPDGRWIVYGSQPASGKSETSYLWKIPAAGGTPQRLTDYEAETPHVSPDGQWISFLYQDAETHLKLGIIPASVGGAPVKSFDFPSQAAFNVGSQWMPDGQALSYIVTKKYVSNIWAQPLDGSAPHPLTNFTSGVIYRYAFERGGQRLYVARGNPINDLLLLRDFR, via the coding sequence ATGTCTCTTCCTGCAAAGCATTTATATGAATTCGGGGAATTCCGGCTTGATCCCGCTGAGCGGTTATTGTTGCGCGCGGGTGAACCTTTGCCGCTGACGCCGAAGGCCTTTGAGATGCTGGTGGTGCTGGTCAGTCAGAGTGGACGCCTGCTGACCAAAGAGGAACTTATGCGCGCCGTCTGGGGTGAGGCTGTGGTTGAGGAAAACAACCTCAACAAAAACATCGCGGCGTTGCGCAAGGCGCTGGGCGAATCTGTGAATGAGGCGGGCGAGGGACGTAAATTTATCGAAACCGTGCGCGGGCACGGCTTCCGCTTTATGGCTCCGGTCGCCGAAATTGAAGTCGAGAGCCAGTCTGGAGTACGCCGCGCCGTCGTTTCTGCTATTCCTGCGCCAGAGCTAGAGCATGATCATGACGATGCTATTCCACCAGCCGCGACGCGCGCTGCCCTTGCTCCGACGCTCGCAACACCACCGCCCGTCATTGAGCAAAATCACCAACCGCCAACGCTTTGGGCCAAACTTGGGAAACCAGCAGTGATGCTCAGCCTATGGCTGATTGCTGCTGCTGTAACATTCTGGTGGTTGAAAGAGCGGGTGGTAAAAACGCCTGGCGAAATGAAGCTGATGCCACTGATCAGTGGCGGTGATATTTACTGCGCCAGCCTTTCGCCGGACGGTAAATTTTTTGTTTACGTGAACACGGATGAGGGCGGCCAAAGCTCACACCTCTGGTTGCGGCAGTTGGCAGGCGGGCAGCCCCTCGCGATTGGGCCAGTGCTCACCTTGGATCAATCCGTTCAAGGGACGACCTTTGCGCCGGATGGACAGTTCGTTTACTTCACGTTGCTCGATGCGCACGAGCCACACGGCGCGCTCTATCGTGTCTCCCTGCTGGGCGGGGCGGCGAACAAAGTGCTGGCGGAAATCGTCTCGCCCGTGGCTTTTTCACCCGATGGCCAGCGGTTGGCGTTCATTCGACGCGAACGCGCGGGCGCGCCCGCCACCAGCCTGATCATCGCCGATAGCACGGGGGGCAATGAACGTACTCTGTTGACGCGCAATGGGCCTGAGTTTGTTGGCGGGCCAAGTTGGTCGCCTGATGGCAAAGAGATCGCTTGTCAATTACTGCACGAAGCCACTCAGACGAGTGAAGCCGTGTGGACAATCATTGGTGTTGACCCGCAAAACGGTGCAACCCGCCTGTTGACGCCACAGGAATGGAGAGGTCTTGGACGCTTCGCCTGGTTGAGTGATGGTAGCGGCCTGGTGCTGGCGGGCACCAAACCGGGCGAAGCCGGAACAGCGCGCGACCCACTCTGGTTGATCGCGCAACCCACTGGAGTTACGCGCCGCCTCACGCCCGATACAAATCGGTATTCCTATGATTCGCTCAGCGTCAGTCAGGACGGTCAAACCCTGCTGACCATTTCTCTCAATCGCCCGTCGCAAATCTGGTCAGTCCCGGTGCAGGGGCGCGGCCCGCAAACACGCTACGAAGCGCGCGATGCGGCGCCCTTAACGACCGGCAACCGGGAAGGCCTGGCGGGATTGCTCACCCTGGCTGACGGCCGCATCGTTTATGGCGCCCGCACAGGCGAGCGGATTGCCTTGTGGCAAATGGATGCCGCTGGCAAACAGGCCAAAGAATTGACGATTGCTCCGTCTTTTCTGGAGGAAGTTGCCGCGCCGCTGGATGGCAGCTTCTTTGTCTTCGCTTCAACCTTCGCCGGGCGCGAGCACCTTTTCCGCGTTGAGTCCGATGGCGCGAATCTGCGGCAATTGACCGGTGGTGCGGCTTATGAGGTTGATTCGGATATTTCACCCGATGGACGCTGGATCGTCTATGGCTCGCAACCCGCCTCTGGCAAATCCGAAACATCTTATCTCTGGAAAATCCCGGCAGCGGGTGGCACGCCCCAGCGTCTGACCGATTATGAAGCCGAGACACCGCACGTTTCTCCTGATGGCCAATGGATTTCTTTTCTTTATCAGGATGCTGAGACACATTTGAAATTAGGCATCATCCCGGCGTCAGTGGGCGGCGCACCTGTCAAAAGCTTCGATTTTCCCAGCCAAGCGGCTTTCAATGTGGGCAGCCAGTGGATGCCCGATGGCCAAGCCTTAAGCTACATCGTGACGAAAAAATACGTCAGTAATATCTGGGCACAACCACTTGATGGCAGTGCGCCCCACCCGCTGACCAATTTCACTTCCGGGGTGATTTACCGCTATGCCTTTGAACGCGGTGGCCAACGACTCTATGTGGCACGCGGTAACCCAATCAATGACTTACTCTTGCTCAGAGACTTCAGGTAA